A single region of the Corticium candelabrum chromosome 15, ooCorCand1.1, whole genome shotgun sequence genome encodes:
- the LOC134190521 gene encoding protein zer-1 homolog — translation MGLEPGSLYSLSLKRFGGLLYYDAAWDSSFGLPCTAARNFRGFVLTERVCNALIAYFSARSIAHRELLALFSDSRVCRVTQANLRVTQGFCDRVRDLVVGLSGDFTDSAVEILNKHSLTDIDLSYRDHAPSWSLSSMSKCSSRSLKKLSMIGCDKYDDFEAIGEFENIRMLNLSQCRIDDRQLQCVGERLKHVTELDLSFCRGLLSYHGLAMLSSLASLTLYGCTYNRDLMQILFKLTRLRHLDISSLPLGDPPGFVIPLGMIGGQEVVSNYVGQIVGYLPSLESFDISGCKLNNDTVVCLEERADKFRFLGLCCVGGVPSWEWPGKVANEVASELQVDQIIIALHRYISRYQYGQYLLHKLYLNLTGTEVNGHLVKAALNAAVKVVEANRKRKPLVISGTAAIYQLVRYKRYKDQDTSTMHDLTKLLLRIIEDDDDSNQAKQIVQNCLLILLQYIIESYIMNPFRGHVIQVALAYVENSFNDHLTHLATCVIYSLGCSTTTEQKSQLRELGALKTLIALVTRKAQANEFDRVVETASGFLWNITDESPPNCEEFINCCGMELFMSIYKDDHNAQPVIRNLLGLLGNVAEVPSLRHHFMNDDVIMALVKLLDEIQEEDIEISYNTCGILSHIGTDGPEAWTLPTPQRVVFTAMEAAIRRWNIDANRSINYNSLEPVLRILQKKTCPAAELWAVWALANLTNVSSSKYCPMVESEGGIPLLKEIFDDVSTEKMTRELAGRTLAICDVYRHEQ, via the exons ATGGGCTTAGAACCTGGAAGTCTCTACTCTCTTAGTCTGAAGAGATTCGGAGGACTTCTCTACTACGATGCAGCTTGGGACAGCAGTTTCGGGCTTCCGTGCACGGCAGCTCGCAACTTTCGCGGTTTCGTTCTCACCGAGCGCGTCTGCAACGCTCTCATAGCTTATTTCTCAGCCAGAAGTATCGCTCACAGAGAGCTGCTTGCATTGTTTAGTGATTCACGCGTCTGCAGGGTCACACAAGCCAACTTGAGAGTTACCCAAG GTTTTTGTGATCGTGTGCGTGATTTGGTGGTAGGATTGTCGGGCGACTTTACAGACTCGGCTGTCGAGATTCTCAACAAGCACAGCCTGACTGACATCGATTTGAGCTATCGTGACCACGCCCCATCATGGTCATTAAGTTCAATGTCTAAGTGTAGCTCTCGGTCTCTAAAAAAGTTGTCGATGATTGGCTGTGACAAATATGACGATTTTGAAGCGATCGGAGAGTTTGAAAATATTCGCATGTTGAATCTCTCTCAGTGTCGCATCGACGATCGACAACTGCAGTGTGTCGGCGAACGTTTGAAACACGTGACGGAACTTGACCTCTCGTTCTGTCGTGGCCTCTTGTCGTATCACGGACTGGCCATGTTGTCGAGCCTTGCATCGTTGACTCTCTACGGATGTACCTACAATCGAGATTTAATGCAAATTCTATTCAAACTGACCAGACTTCGTCACTTGGATATCTCGAGTCTTCCTCTCGGTGACCCCCCAGGTTTTGTCATACCGCTGGGAATGATTGGAGGTCAGGAGGTCGTGAGCAATTATGTTGGACAGATTGTTGGATACTTGCCGAGCTTGGAGTCGTTTGATATTTCTGGATGCAAACTGAACAATGACACGGTGGTGTGTTTGGAGGAACGAGCGGACAAGTTTCGGTTTCTTGGactttgttgtgttggtgGCGTGCCGTCATGGGAATGGCCAGGAAAAGTAGCAAACGAG GTTGCCAGTGAGCTGCAAGTTGATCAGATCATCATTGCACTGCATCGTTACATATCAAGATATCAATACGGTCAGTATCTTCTTCACAAACTCTACTTAAATCTGACTGGAACAGAAGTCAATGGACACCTTGTAAAAGCAGCATTAAAT GCTGCTGTGAAGGTTGTTGAAGCGAACAGAAAACGCAAACCCTTGGTTATCAGTGGAAC AGCTGCAATTTACCAGCTGGTAAGATACAAGAGATATAAAGATCAGGATACGTCTACTATGCA TGATTTGACAAAACTGCTGCTAAGGATCATagaggatgatgatgacagtaATCAAGCAAAG CAAATTGTACAAAACTGTCTGCTTATTCTGCTGCAGTACATCATAGAATCATATATAATG AATCCATTCCGAGGTCATGTCATTCAAGTTGCTCTTGCATACGTTGAGAATAGCTTCAATGACCACCTGACCCACTTAGCTACGTGTGTCATTTACAGCCTCGGCTGTTCAACAACAACCGAACAGAAAAGTCAACTGAGAGAACTCGGAGCTCTAAAGACACTCATTGCTTTGGTCACAAGAAAAGCTCAAGCAAATGAG tttgatAGGGTTGTTGAGACTGCGTCTGGCTTTCTGTGGAATATTACTGATGAGAGTCCACCGAATTGTGAAGAGTTCATCAACTGTTGTGGAATGGAGCTGTTTATGTCAATCTATAAG GATGATCACAATGCTCAACCAGTCATCAGAAATCTTCTTGGATTATTG GGAAATGTAGCTGAAGTTCCATCATTACGACATCACTTCatgaatgatgatgtcatcatggCTTTAGT GAAGCTACTGGACGAGATTCAGGAGGAAGATATTGAGATCAGTTACAACACGTGTGGTATCTTGTCACACATTGGGACAGACGGCCCTGAAGCGTGGACATTGCCGACGCCACAACGAGTGGTGTTCACAgcaatg GAGGCTGCAATTCGGCGCTGGAACATCGATGCAAACAGAAGCATCAACTACAATTCCCTTGAACCAGTGCTGAGGATCCTACAAAAGAAAACCTGCCCAGCAGCTGAACTATGGGCCGTCTGGGCTCTTGCCAACCTCACAAACGTATCAA GCAGCAAGTATTGTCCAATGGTGGAATCGGAAGGAGGCATTCCTCTTTTGAAGGAAATATTTGATGATGTATCGACAGAGAAGATGACGAGAGAGTTAGCTGGTCGAACTCTGGCCATTTGTGATGTATATCGACATGAACAGTAG